The genomic DNA CCTGTTCTACAGTTCGAGTCGGAGGCCGAGTTGAGTTCGTATACAAAAACGATGGGGAAATACTTTCCGAATGATAGCGAGCATGCTGGCAGCTTATTGAAGTTCCTATTGAGGTTTATCGCACATCCTACGAATGTAAAATCCGGAGATAACATAGAAAGGACAAGATAGATAGATACGGGGGACTTTTCTGTGATTTACCATCAATTGATAAGTTTGGTTGCCTCCGAATTTGCGCGGCGATCCGTCACATCAAACACGCCCCACGTGATCGTACATCTTGAACCTCCACCTCATCACACCACGTCCGAGATGCGTGTCCGAAAAATAGCCAAAATCGAATTTACAACAATTACGATCCCCTGCCCAGAATGTGGCTGCGGATGCGACGTCAACTTGGAGGAgtcggaggaagaagaaatcGTATGTGTTTAATATTATATTACCTTTTAATGAATTTACTGATATGGGCATGCAAGTTAAGTTTGTCCTCGGACTCAGAGGATGAAGTTCAACCTTCTTCCAAAAAGCCGAGATTAAAGCTGGAAATGTCAGACTCGGAGTCTGATTCAAAAACTGCTGTAGCAATGCCCAGCTCGAGTTTTATTCCACCTCCGAGTTCATACCCTGACAGCTCTGACTCTGACTCGGACGACATACCTCCCTGGCCTACTACATACCCTAAACCAGAACCCGTTTCGCAAAGAGCAAAGCCCGAACCGTTCTCTCAATTATTCGACCCAGATCCTGTCAAACCTGAAGCACTCACAAACCAACATACACCAGTTCTTCAGCCAGTACAGCAGCAGATCATTTTCGTATAACCCGTCTCAGCCTGTCATGTCCGAATTCCACCGCATGGTCGGTTCAAAGTGGTTTCCCACAGGATCGCAAGCCCAGGTCAAGAGGGAAAGAGGACGCGTTGACCAAGGACTTTAATGTGATGTATGGTACGGATGTGGATGATTTGAAAGCTTGGAAAGGACTGTGTCGGGTGTTGGAGTTTGAGAACATCCCTGATGATCTTGAAGAGTGTAGGAGGGTGAGTTTACGCCTGCGACCGCTTTTCCAAGTCGACTAAGCCGCGAATGTAGTTAGTTGCGGCAACGTACGTGAACATTGTCGACCTGATCGATACAAAGCTCACAGGCAAGCCTGTCCAACATTTCAACTCGGAACTCGAGCTTTCCAAGTATACCAAGAAACACCGAAAGTTTTTCCCGCGAAACAATGTGCATTCTGGAACATTGCTCAAGTTTTTGTTAAGACGGATCCTCAGTCCAACAACTGCGACGAGGGATAATCCTTACCCTCACCTCGAAGGTATGAGGCGAAGGCCATAGGTTTGTTTTGGAACTTTACTCGTTCTTTTGGTTTTGATTCTACGTTGCTTTCGTCCGTAAATTATTGGTTTTCGTATAATGGATTTGTAGCTACCCAGAGCTGACTTGTGTATCCTGTGGGAATTCTTTGACTTGCACCCAAAATTGCACACGCGTGTTTTGTCCGTGGCGCCGTCAAGATGTGAATTCAGCAGATTGACGACTGTATGCTGACTTTTCTATCCAATGAGGTTGCCTAATATGTCTCGTGTCTCGTGAAAATACCGCTCAGGTAACCCCAGTAAGCGGTCGTATGAAGTCTGGAATATTGTGTACGTTATCTGTTTCAATCGGCGGAAATGTGAAATTCTTTATAGAGCATGCAGCCCATAACAAAAACAATTGTGTACTACATTAGACTGGGTATCACCCGATTTCAACTGTAAGAAATATACGACATCGGCTATCCAAGGATACCTGCTTTAACAGAATCACTGCGGCGACTCAATGGAAACAGCAACAGCCTTAAGATACGAAGAAGACAGAACTGGCAATACCTAAACATGGCTTTCGGAGTGACAACCAAGCGATAGACCCAGCCACGATCTATGGGAACCGCGTCTGAGTGTTTGACCAAATTTCCCTGAGCGTGAGCCCACTTCATATACAACCCTAAAGCTTCATCGACGTCAGGTCGGATGTCCGGATCTACGGCGGTCATCCTGTCTATCAAAGGGCGAAGTGTTTGGAATCCATGATTTCTAAGGATCCAGCTCAAAATCACGCTATCCAAACGTATGAGCTAGACATATACACACCTGAACAATATTTTCTTTGAAAACCATCCCTATGGTAAATATGTCCAGCTTGAACGGATCATACGGAGGCGGAACTGCAGGTAGCAACTCAGGCGCTCGTTGTTCTCTCCCTTTCACCCCGGTAACTAAACGTCGGTCTTTTAAGCTTGGAAAGCGAGTTGAGAGGCCAAAATCAATAAAATAGTAACGGACAGGTGCCTCAAACCGCCGCTTAACCTTCAACCGCCGCTTGCCGTCCAGCGACGACTGAGAATCGCACGGATGAAACGGCTCGCCGTATAACGAAGTTGCATCCATCATGATATTAGCGATTTGCGCATCACTGTTGAAGCAGGTAAGAGAGACTATGTGCCCCCATTTGAACCACCCACCGATGAGCAATATGACGAGAATGTAGAAATTGTAAACCCTAAAAACAATGGTTAGGAGTACAGAATAGGATACGACTAAGCCGCTTTAGAGGATGCGTACCTCGAGTATTTGCTGAAGGAAATCTGTAAGTTCGCTAAATCGAGAGAACGGAATCGAATCCCAGTCTGACAGAAAGGGTGTAATAAGGAAGGAGCCGTTGGATGATCCCGGAATAGGAAAGTGATCAAGTAATTGTAATCCGTGATTATGGGGGTCATCACGTTGGTCATCCTCAGACAAATATCGAAGAATATCGAGCTCGTTCTGTGCCTCATCGTCGTTGGTTGATGGTAttgatttcttgatagaAACATGTTTGTTATCTTCATCTTTGATTGCATCCAGTGTTTTGATCGCCTATTCTCAACCTCTTAGAATTTAGCGGTTACACAACAAAAAAGTACTCAACTGGAAGCTCCCAACTATCTTCACAATCAGCTGGGTTTCTCCCGTTTGATTTCCATGAAGGAACCCAGCCTGGGCTGTATCGAGGTCGGAGGGTGTAGCCCTTTGCTTTTAGATAAGGTTGATGTGTCACCCACTCCAATTCGGTTTTGTTGAGTCCATAGACAGCATCATCATCTTCCATCTGTGTGGGCGTAGAAGGAGCTTGCGTATGTCGTAGGCCACTATGAAGGTCAACTGTCGTGAAGGAGGATTATAAATGGCGGAAAGAATTAAGAAAGCATCTAGACGAAATACTTGAGGCAGTCGATTCCGTGGAAAGTATGATGCGACACGCGCTGAGGCTCGGACACCGACAGGACTTCCAATGGTCATCTTATCTCGTTAAGTCCGAAACCTTTCGATTACGGTCAGAATGTCGACAACCAATAATTGTTGAAAGTTTCATTGTGTCCAATAGTTTGACACATAACCTTTGTCTCCAGTCTCTTGTCTCCCATATTTATACATAGAAATAACTCGATATATTTGTCATGCGAATTCAAATAGAAACAAAACGAGTCAAATAAAGATATCTTAACAGTATACAAAAACGGGTGACAAAACTTAGTTAGATCTATAAGACCACAGTACGACCAGAAGTCGGTCAACATACCAAACTTTGCACTCCTCCCCTGCCACGCTTCAGCATGTCGAGCAATCAATCAGATTATAATCAGCAGATCTTTGGCACTGTCACAAATGCGATAAGCATAGGGGCTCTATTTCTGCAACTTTCGAACTACGTCAACGCGAAATCCACGCCGGATCCAGCAAAAGAGTTGTCAAAAGTCAAGACAGAACTTGACTCCTTCAACATAACACTCAATAGAGAGGGGGAGTACTTACGGCGCAAGAATTGAAAGATTTTGAGGGGCGGTGCACCCGGTATGTATTGATATAGAGCAAAGCTACAAGCCAATCT from Rhizoctonia solani chromosome 16, complete sequence includes the following:
- a CDS encoding Tyrosine kinase specific for activated, which produces MEDDDAVYGLNKTELEWVTHQPYLKAKGYTLRPRYSPGWVPSWKSNGRNPADCEDSWELPAIKTLDAIKDEDNKHVSIKKSIPSTNDDEAQNELDILRYLSEDDQRDDPHNHGLQLLDHFPIPGSSNGSFLITPFLSDWDSIPFSRFSELTDFLQQILEGLQFLHSRHIAHRDAQIANIMMDATSLYGEPFHPCDSQSSLDGKRRLKVKRRFEAPVRYYFIDFGLSTRFPSLKDRRLVTGVKGREQRAPELLPAVPPPYDPFKLDIFTIGMVFKENIVQKSWIPNTSPFDRQDDRRRSGHPT